From the Alteromonas sp. CI.11.F.A3 genome, the window TATTCCTGAAGGCTGTATTACCCCATTAACGGGTGTTTACGATTTCAACCAAGATGGGGTAGCGGATGAAAGCGATTTTACCCCTGTGTTTACCGGTAGTAATTGTACAAGTTACTACGAAGATCGCGTAAACGTTCGTGACGATAAACTCTATTCTGCCCAGCTTGAAACCTACCTGCTAGATAACTTGTTGTTTACCGGTACTTATTATTTTGAAGACAAAGATGGTTATGGTGTTTCTCCCGATTCTTACAGTAACACCTTAAGTATTTACGAAGATCAGGCAGCAGCAGGACTAGATGTAGTGCACCCGCGTGGCGTGCAGTATGGCTTATCATCGGTAGGTGGAGATAGAAAAGGTTTTGTAGCTGATTTTAGCCTACAGCTTGATGCCCACGATATACAATTTGGTGCCTGGCAAGAAAAAGATACCTACCATCGTACGCAGCAGCGTTTGAATAAAACCGGTGGCAGTGCAGATGGCGGCGTAATTTGGGATGAAGTGGCCTATTATCGCCGCGATTACACCTCTGTGCGTGAAACCACGCAGCTCTACGTAAAAGACACCCTTAGCTTAATGGATGATAACTTAAAACTTGAATTGGGTATTAAATCTTTAAGTGTTGATTATTCCCTAGATGGGTATCGTGATTATGACGATTATGAAATTGATGGTGAAGCGGGTTATGGTCCCCAGTCTGTGGGCGGCAAATTTAGTAACCATTTCTTACCTTCAATAGGTGCGGTATATACCCTAAATGACACTGACCAAGTATTTGCTTCTTACTCGAAGAACTACGCACTACCTAATGGTACAGATGACATTTATGACAATGCGGTTAGCTTTGAACCCGATACTCCTGAAGGTGAAGAAGCCGATAACCTTGAATTAGGTTACCGTACCAACAAAGAAAACTTTAACGCGGCATTAGCGTTATTCTATACCCGCTTTGATAATCGTCTGTTTGCCAGTAACGTATTAAATCCTGCGACTGGTCAGCCTGAGAGCTTTTATATTAATGGCGGCGCTTCAGAAGCCTACGGATTTGAATTGTCAGGTGTTTATCAGCCTGAAGTGTTCAAAAAACAGTTATATATGAACGCTAATATCTCGTACAAAAATGCCAGCTTAGTAGACGGTTTTGGTAGTAACCCCGAAGGCAGCGCCTTAGCTGATAGCCCAGATTGGGTGATGACAGGTGGCATTACCTATGAGCCAACAGAATGGATAGTAGCAAATGTGTCGGCGAAATATACCAGCAGTCGTTTTACCGACTATGCTGAGACCTACGAAATGGATAGCTACACCACAGTAAGTGCCTATGTGGATTTAGGTGGTGTGAACCCCTTCGGTATGCCTGAAAATGTGAGCTTACGGTTAAACGTAGATAACCTTTTCGACAAAGAAGTGTTGTCGTTTGCGTTTGTAGGATCGGCTTTCTATCGCCCTTTGAGCCCTCGTAACGTGCAGGCATCATTAACGGTGGCTTTCTAACATGACAACGAAAACAAAACTAAATCAGTTAAACAAAACAATGGTTGGGGTAGTGGTCGCCTTAGGGCTAGGAACCGCTATGACGAGTTCCATAACACAGGCAGCCGACGCTGTGACGTTAGAAGAAGCGGAAGCTATTCAGCGAAAGCTAGTGACCTTGGACACCCACCTTGATACGCCTGCGCATTTGGTAAGGCCTGGGTTTGATATTATGGAAAGGCATACTTATGGCCACGACTTTTCGCAAGTTGATGTACCGCGTATGCAAGAAGGAGCGTTAGACGGTGGCTTTTGGGTACTTTACACACCGCAAGGACCGCTAACTACTGAAGGCTATCAGCAAAGCCGAGATACCGCTTTACTGCGTGCCCTTGCAGTACGCACTATGGTTACCAAGCACCCAGAAACGTTTGCGTTGGCCTTAGATCCTGAAGATGCGAGTGAAATAAAGAAAACCGGTAAACATATAGTTTATATGAGTATGGAAAATTCGTATCCCTTAGGCACAGATATGAGCCTACTTGAGACGTTTTATAAGTTTGGGCTACGTATGGCAGGGCCAGTACATTTCAAAAATAACCAGCTTGGCGATAGCTCTACCGACCCAGAGGGAGTGAAGTGGGGTGGACTTTCGCCGCTAGGTGAATCCTTTGTCAGCGAAGCGAACAGATTAGGCATTGTGTTAGATGGGTCACATGCGCATGATGACACGGTTAAGGACATGATTAAATTGTCTAAGACACCCATCATCTTGTCTCATACAGGTGTGAAAGCCATTTACGATCACCCGCGAAACATTGACGACGACTTACTGAAGCAACTTGCGGAATCTGGCGGTGTCATTCAAATGAATGCTTACAGCGACTACCTTACTGCACTGCCTGAAAATCCCGAGCGAAAAGAAGCTTACAAGGGGTTAATGGCCATGGTTAAACAAGGTGCTGATCACACGGATTTGTTAGAAAAGCGCAGGGAAATTGAGCATGAGCATCCCGCGGTTAAAGCGTCTTTTGATGTTTACATGAAACACTTTTTACATGCGTTAGCGGTGGTAGGGCCTAAGCATGTAGGAATTGGCGCTGACTGGGATGGCGGCGGCGGTGTAGACGATATGATGGATGTGGTTAATCTGCCCATGATCACACAGCGATTGTTGGAAGAGGGCTATACCGAAGAAGACTTAGCAGATATATGGAGTGGTAATGCATTAAGAGTGCTTCAACAGGCTCAAGACTATGCTGCTAGTTTGAAAACAGCGAGTAAATAGTTACACTGAATTGAAAACGCGCCCTATTCATTTGGTGAGTAGGGCGTTTTTTTATCTCTGATTAATAACGTGGAGTATGCATGAAATCATTACCCCTTTTAGCCTCAACATTTGTTGTAGTATCTGCTTTATCGACGCCATTATCTGCCCATGCGGGTAGTGATGATTTTGCAGCAGGTCCTGTATTCAATAACTATGGCAAGCATGCACCTGTGCCAGGCGTGAGTGTGTCGCCTCAGCAACAATTTAAAGTCGCCTTCGATGTGGCTAAAGGGGCTGATGCAGGAAAGGTAAACCGCAAATTTGATTCGCTTGCCCGTTTTATAAATATGCACGTGGCCAATGGCGCTAAGCTTGAAAATATTCAACTCGCGTTAGTGGTTCACGGCTCAGCAACGCTTGATGTGATTAATAACGCAGCCTATCAAAAGAAAAAAGGTGAAGATAACGGCAACTTAGGTTTATTGCGTGCACTTATGGGTAAAGGTGTGCGTGTAATCGTGTGCGGCCAATCATCTGCAGCGAATGATGTGCAAAGAGATATGTTAATAGAGGGCGTTGAGATGGACTTATCTGCAATGACAGCCCATGCCCGCTTAAGTGAACAGGGTTTCAGTACTAACCCGTTTTAATCTTTGCTACTGCTAAGCATTCCTTTTTTAATAATATCTAAAAAAGGTGTGTTAGCAGGCAGTGTTCCATACGCTAAGCCTTGCTGTTTGCCTAACCTTGCTTCGCAAAAAGTGTTCGCCATTACGCTATCGCTTCCATTTAGAAGCAAGGCACCTTGCATGGCAAGAGCAGTATGCTCTGTAATTAAACGGCTGCGAATTTCTAGGGTAGCGGTATCTTCGAAAGCGTCTAAAAGGCTTTGCAGGTGGTTATCGTAAAAGGCATTTTTCCCTTTTGCGCTATGTAATAAATCAAAAAGCGCCGCTTTAGATTCTGGCTCTTTGTGCAATGCGCGAAGTACATCTAAGCATTGTACGTTACCACTGCCTTCCCAAATTGAATTAAGCGGCGCTTGGCGATAAAGCCTAGGCAAAATATTCTCTTCCACATAGCCAATGCCCCCCAAGCACTCTTGGGCTTCGTTAATAAATGCTGGGGTTCGCTTACATATCCAGTATTTACCAATCGCCGTTGCGATACGAGCCAGTGCAGCTTCTTTCGGATTGGTTTTACTGGCATCAACGGCGCGAGCGACCCGCATGGTAAGAGCCAGTGACGCCGAACATTCAAGCGTAAGATCGGCGATGACATTTTGCATTAAAGGCTGATTGATAAGCGTGTCACCGAAAGCCTCACGGTTGCTGACATGGTGAAGGGCTTGCACTAACGCTTGTCTCATAGAAGCCGACGAGCCAATCATACAATCAAGGCGAGTAAGAGACACCATGTCGATAATCACCCGTACGCCTCGACCTTCTTCACCTATCAAATACGCAGTAGCGCCTTGAAACTCCACTTCTGATGAGGCATTGCTCCAGTCTCCCAATTTGTCTTTCAACCGTTGAATGCGTACTTCGTTTAAGGTGCCATCAGGCATAACTCTTGGTAATAAAAAGCACCCTAGGCCAGCGCCAGTTTGCGCAAGAATTAAGTGCCCGTCACACATGGGAGCAGAAAAGAAGAACTTGTGCCCTACAATACGGTAACTACCATCTTCTTGTTTTGTAGCAGTGGTTGTGTTGCGGCGAACGTCGGAGCCACCTTGTTTTTCGGTCATTCCCATACCAATGGACAGACCATGCTTGTGTTCTGCTGACAAGGTGCGGTCATCGTACTGCCCATGAACAACTTTATTCACCCAATAATCTGGTAAGCCTTTGGCTTGTCGTAGTGCCGGAATGGCGGCGTGGGTCATGGTAAGAGGGCAAGTTGTGCCCGCGTCAGCTTGATATTGCATGAAAATTAACGCGGCTCTTATGACATGCGCGCCTTGCTGACTTTCATGCTGCCAAGAATAATTGTGTACATTACCCTTCATGGCTGCACTCATCAGCGCGTGGTAGCTAGGATGAAACGCTACATCATCAATTCTGCGACCATACCGATCGAAAGGATGAAACTCTGGCTTGTTTTTATTGGCAAGTTCGCCGTGTTCCATTAATTCAAAGCCAGCGACTTGCCCAAATACATCTAGCTGTAATGCTACGTCAGCGTTTGGCGACGTTACATTAGCCATTACAGCGCACTTAAGTAGTGGGTCGTCCTGCCACAAGTTATAAGCGGGTAAGGGAAGTGGCTGATTCTCAACAACATGGGTATCGAACAACGTAGGTGCAGACATAATAAACTCGCCTTGAAAATTTATTAAACATTACTAGTTTTGTCTTTTTGTGTCAAATGTTGTAATTATTGGTTTTATGACTTTCCAATTTCGATAGCTGATTGAGTGTTTGTTTTTAAGAGCTTTTTTCAAGCGCTTATTATCAAGTGCTTATTATCAAGTGCTTATTTTCAAAAGCTTATGCCCAGTAAGAAAGCGGAAAAAGGATATACTTTGTAAATGCATGACATTTAGGTAAAGTGCTCACTCGATGTCGTTTTAATTACTAATAGATTGGTAAAGCAATATGTCACCCGAAAAACCTACCGGTAAACCCGTAGCCCGCCACTTGTTGATGAAGCTACTTGGTTCACGCCCCGGTATAAAAATGGATGCAGCCAGCGCGGTTAGGGTAGGCGCCTTGTTTGGCATGTCGGAAAATAACATTCGCGTTACCCTGACTCGCTTACAATCGGCAAAACTGCTTAAGCTGGTGGAGCGTGGTTATTACCAATTAGGTAAAGAGGGCGAGCAATTTGCTGGCGAGATCAGTAGCTGGCATACCGCAGAATCTAGATTATGTGAATGGCGTGGTGATTGGCTTACCGTGCTAACCACCGCATTAGCAAAAAGTGATCGTAAGGCCACACGGGCACAAGACAGGGCGCTTAAATTAATGGGCTTAAAAAAGCTCTCTGCAGACTTTTATGTCAGGCCTAACAACTTTAATGATACGGTAGGAACAACGCGAGAGCGCTTGTTCCGACTGGGATTAGATAAGAGTGCTGTGGTGTTCAACGCATCTCACTTTGCTGACGCGACGGAAAAAAAGGCAGCAGGGTTGTGGCAGACCAAAAATCTTGAAGCTAGTTACGAAGAAGGGTTAATTGAACTCGCGCGGTCGCGCAAGCGTATAGAAGGCCTGTCACTAGATGATGCAGCAAAGGAATATTATATCGTCGGCGATAACGCCCTAAAACGATTAGTGTTCGACCCGCTGCTGCCAGCGCCTTTGGTTAATGTTGACCTTCGCAAAGCTTTTCGCGCAAAAGTAGAAGAGTACGATAAGGCTGGCGCTGAAGTCTGGTATGAATTTTTAAATATAAATAAGTGAGGAAAGAGGTACGAGCACGGAGGTGCTTGCCTGATGCTATCTTTGTGGCACACTGTAATTTGAATTGCTGATAAACGTTTGCATAGATACGCACAGATTTTCCAACTTAAATACGTGACATGGAATAAGTAGTATGAAGTCAAACCGCCCCCTGTTTAAACATATACGAAATCACACTGCACTGTTCAGTGAATTATCGCGTTATCGCAACATCGCAGTGCAGGGCTTAGGCCTTTCTCAGTACGAATTTCACAAAACCCCCAAGTTTGTTGCAGAAGACGGACGCCGGCTTACCATTGAGCCGGAGCGCAGTATAGTATTGCCTAACGTAGAGCATCTTAGCGGGGTAAAGAGTAAGCTTGAAAAAGCCATACCTACACTTACGATGGTTGAAAATAGCGAGATTGGTTATCGCTATCCTACCGCAGCTTTAGCGGGCTTAGATGCGCCATTTATTAAACGAATGCGATCTGAATATTTTCATAAAGTTGATGAAGATCGTAGTATCTGCCGACCCGTAAATTTATCTTACGGTATTAAAAGCCGCGGAAAAGCAGATAACCGCCAAGAATATGAAGTATGGATGCCGGATGAGGCACCAGAGCAAAATCCGTTACCATTGTTAATTGACCTTTATGGCGAAGACCTACCTAACGATGTACGTCATTTTGTAGAGCAACCTTCGAAAGTGCACGGCTGGATGGGCGTTAAGCGAGCGGCATTCGAAGCCTTGTACCAAAACAAAGAAATATGTGGCGATTTGGTGATTTGTGTGGCTATGAGTGTAGATGCCTACAATATTGGTGCGCGACCTGATTTGTCGTTCTCGCCAGAAGCTGAAAGCAGTATTGCGGCCAGCAATGCAGAGCTAGAGTGGGAAATAGAAGGCTATTACGCGCCACGTGACTGGGAGTTTGACCACGACATGGTGTGGTCGGCAATCAATCACACACTGGCAGCGATTAATGCGCCTTTAACTGATTTATACGGCAGTACCATTTTGCCAGTGGTAGAAAGCAAAACAGAACGTATTTTGTCAACGCTTAAAAGCTTAGGTGTTCAACAGGACGAAATTGATGATATGAACCTACAACCTTGGGAGTTTATGCTTAATGAAAGTTCCCATAGGGTTAAATCTCACGATCCATCCAGACCGGTTAACCTGTTAGGTAGGCTAAATCGTTTGTTCTACCAGCAAGACCGAAAACTTCCTTCATTAAACTGGATGCACGATTTAATCACGTAGTCGTGAAAGTGCAAAACCAGTTGCAGCTATTGACTTAATTATTGATGCCTGCCGCACTAAGTCGGTGGGCATTTTTGTATCTAGTGCCTCATTGCCTTTCTAATAACGTTTTATAAATACCTACCATCACTCTCGTACTATTTCGTCTAGTTCGTAAAAACAGTTTAAGCACGTCGGTTGCTTCAAATAGGCACCTTCAGGCTACTGAATATAGCCGTATCCAATATTAGATAACAATAATATAGGTTACATATATTCGCATTTTGTAACATCGATTGTTAAAAAGGTTAAAATTTGTAAAAAAATTACAGGGTTGGTGTGAAAAGTACGGTTTTTTGTCATTTTCTGTAATTTAATTACGAAATTAGCTTTATTTTACGTAATTTTTGGTCATAATGTACTCGTTGCTTAAGAAAAATCTAATTTTGTTACACAATAGGAATTACATTATGAAACTGTCAACTTTAGCCATTGCTCTTATCTCTTCAGTAGCGTCTTTAAATGCTTTTGCTCAAGACGTTCGTTTAAACCCAGTTAATCAAAACATTGAAACGCAAGCTTGCTACACAGCCGCGACAGAAGGCTACAGAGCAGCAAAACGCTTAATTCGTGATAATGGATTAAACGTTGAATCTTTCAGTGCATCATTGCTTTGTAACGATGTAAGCTTAAGAAAGTTTGCTGATTTATACAGCAAAAAAACGCCTAGTGAAGCTAAAGGCATCGCCCTTGTTGCTAAGAACGAAGATATCGCTTCAAAAGCATGTCTAGATGCAGTTTCAATTGGTGCAGAAGAAGCACTTGCTAAGCACGGCTTAGAAGGCGAAACCATTATTTGTAACCACAAAGAAATGTCAGTATTTGCCCGTGCATACAGCACAGAATCAGTTGTTGTACGTCCATTCTCTGAATAGTACAGTCTCACTGATTTAACGTTTGTTTACAGTTTCATGGCCCACTCGGCAACTGGGTGGGCCAGTAACTTATTTTAATCACCACGCTTGCTGGTGTTAGAAAATATCCCTCGAAAAAATTCCCTTGAAAAAACTCCCAGCGATAATCTTCACTCGAACAATATTCCCTCTTTTAAATATAAACAATCCAACCCATTATCTTAGCCTAAAAATAATTAATACCACTTACCCTTAACACCGCGTTATTCGTTTTGACACCTGTACTTTTGTATCCAGTTACCTATCCGTCCTCCCATCAATAATCTCCACTGAATATGCACATTGTGCACGTAAGCACTGTGCTAATTTACTGACTATTCACGATCCTTACGTTTGTTTGCACCGTGTATAAACCTATGAATATTGCTGCAGTAAATACCAATAGAGAGAATCACTATGTCGAAAAGCCACTACGCACTACGTGCATTATTTTGTGTAAGCCTTCTGTCGGTATTAGCAGCATGCGGCGGGGGGGCATCTACCGATGAAACCGCAACCAACGACACCAGTGTTGATACGGGAACCGGAGCAGACACGGGGAGCGGCAGTGATTCGAGTACTACAACGTGCGACTCACCCATGACCGAGCTTTCAAGCGCTTATCTAGAGTTTGTTGCTGCGCCTAATGTCACTATTGTGTTGTCTGAAGATGGATGCACAGTGTCACTAGAGTCGGCAGGCAAACCTGATCACACATCGTCATACTGGGATTCAGGCAATGCTAGCGGCTTATACGTTGAACCTGAAGATGAAACCTTATTTAACCAACAACGTTCCCCTGGCGACATTGAAGATTACATTAACGATTACGACTTAACTGTGCCTGTATCACCAGAAATAGCTGCCACTTCATCTGCTACGCCGTTAGGTGCAATAGGTATTGCTTTAAGCGGCGCGCCCATCTTCAATGATTCAGAAGGAACGGGAGATGTATCGCTAGGCGTCATACAGGGGTTTGATCGCAATGGTGCGCACACGGGGCCTCAAACTTACCATTACCATTTAGAGCCTCAAGCTATCTCTTACGATGATGATTCGCTGGTTGGTATTATGGCAGATGGTTTTTTCATCTTTGGAAGACGTTGCTATTCAACCGTAGGCTACCCGACTGATTTGGATGAGTCGAACGGGCATACATCAATAACTCTTTATACCGGTGGTTCAGAAGAAGATGCTGAATATCACTATCACATTTCTTCCGAACAATACCTAAATGGCGATTATTACCTTATTTTCCCAGGTAACTTTCAAGGTACGCCGAGTGACATTAACTAATCCATCAACCTACAAGGTATTGGTGTTCTGTGCGCTCTGGCTTACAGCAACCCATGCGTCGATAGCGTTTAACGATAGACCGCAAGTGGTGGTGTATGAAAGCGATATATCGCTAAATAAGCAAGGTGTTAGGATTTACAAAAAAAGGCCTTTTACTGGGAAAGTGGTGAGCTATCACTCAACCGGTGCGCTTGCTACAGAAGATGAATTCGTTGCCGGGCGCCGTGCAGGCATGGCAAAAAAGTGGTTTTCAAACGGCATCTTGGGTTACCAAGCTAACTATGTCTCTGGAGAACGAGAAGGCAGAGTAAAGACGTGGTGGCTAAACGGCAACCTTCGCTCGGATTTTGTTTACGTAAACGGCAAAGTCGAGGGTGAGGGCTGGCGTTGGTATAGAAGTGGTGCCAAGTTCAAGAAATTTAACTACCACGCAGGCCAGCCAACGGGCTTACAACAAGCGTGGCGTAAAAACGGCACCTTATATTCAAATTTCGAATACAAAAATGGGCGGATTTATGGGCTTAGAAAAGCAAACAACTGTGTGGGGCTTGAAGATGAAGTTATCTCTGTTGATTACTACCAAAATCAAGCAAGTCTTAGTTTCTAGTGCACTGGTGTTGCTAGGCAGTACCAGTGTAATAACGGCAACTACAGCCTACGGCGCGGATGATTTACCCTACCAATTACCTTATTACAACAGTAAAGAATTTACCCCGCACTGGATTGAAAGCGGTAGTGAAGCGCTTGATGGTTTTCACCAAATACCCCCTTTTAGTTTTACCAATCAAGATGGTGAAGAGGTCAGCGAAAAAGACTTCGATAATAAAGTTTACGTGGCTGGCTTTTTCTTTAGCACGTGTCCGGGAATCTGCCCCATGATCCGCTCTAAGTTAGCAAAGGTGCAAGAAGCGTTTATTGACGACGATAACGTAAAAATTCTTCAGCACTCGATTAGGCCCCATACCGATACGGTCGAATTGCTAAAGGCCTATGCAGATAAAAACGGCATTGTGAGTAATAAATGGTATCTGGCAACCGGAGAGCGAGACGCTATCTACTCTCTAGCGAAAAGCGCATATTTTGCCAGTGATGACTTGGGTAATTTGCAAAACACAGAAGACTTTTTGCATACTGAAAGTCTGCTGTTAATAGACCAGAATCGGCATATTCGAGGCATTTATAACGGGCTAAATAGCGCGTCTGTCGATTATTTAATTGCGGATATTAAAGCATTAGAATCAGAGGAAAAGAGCCCAGCCAATAAAGTGGACGCAGAACACGAATAGCAATCTGAGCAAAGTGGATGTTAGAGGGCAAATCGGCCTTTAAATAAGCTGGTTTGTCTGCGCGAAACTTCCACTTTTGCGCCGCTTTCCATTGATAGCTCAAGCGCACCAGAACTGCATGGTTGAACGGTTGCTACTTTGTCTAATTGCACAATGTAACTTCTGCTTACGCGAAAAAAATGGCGGTCGGGAAGGCGCTTTTCAATTTGAGCCAATGTTTTGTTTAACATAGGGTGTTTGCCTTCAAAGTGAACGCAAGTGTAATTGCCCATGGCTTCGAAACGTTCCACGTTAGATAATGGAATTAGCCAACATTGGGTGCCGTCTTTAACAAAAAAACGCTCTTCCATTGTCATGGGGGCAGTCTTTGAGGGCGTGGTTTCTTCGAGTGCTAAACTAAGGGTTAACTTTTCACAGGCTTGTGCAAGCCTTGTTTGTGTAATAGGTTTTAGTAAATAATCCACCGCGTTATTGTCAAATGCATCCAAAGCGTACTGTTCAAAGGCGGTAGTGAAAATAACCTTTGGAGCGGGCAGCAATTCAGTCAGTAAATCAAACCCGTTTCCGTCGGGTAAATTTATATCTAGAAAAATAACGTCTATTTGATGCTGGGCTAAAGCATCCCTAGCTTGGACTAAATTTTCTGCTTCGGCCACCAGTGAAATATTGGGTATTTGCGCAAGTTGAGATTTTAGCTCTACGCGGCCTAAACGAGAATCTTCTACAATCATCGCATTATAACTTCTGGTTTGCGTTACTGATGTCATGGACCTTCCTTGATAACAATTTTTGCCGTGACTTGATTTTGATTTTCCGTCAAAGAAAAGTGCGCGCTATCGGCATAGAGTAAATTCAGACGCTGTTTAATATTGGTTATACCTAGACTTGTTGAGCCTTCTAAAGGCGTTAAATTACCTGGATTAATCACAACGATTGATAATTCGTCATCGGCCAAAATGTTAATGGTAATTGTGCCTCCAGATATCAGCGCACTAATACCGTGTTTTATGGCGTTCTCAACTAATAGCTGAAGTGCTAAACAAGGCACTTGCCACTTTTCAGTAGGGCCAGATACGTTCCACTCAACGCGTAAACGACGTTCAAATTGAAGTTTGTTCAATTGAATGAAGCTTTTTGTGAGGTCAATCTCTTGTGGTAATGACCATACTTTGTCTTGTTTCGTTTGCAGTGTGGTTCTAAGTACTTCCGACAGTTGCGCTAAGCTATCTCTGGCCTTATTAGTGTCTTCTAAAATAAGTGCTCGAATATTGTTAATGACGTTGAACATAAAGTGGGGATTAAGCTGATTAATCAACAAGTCCATCTGGCTTGACGCTAACGCTTGGCGTAATTCGGCTTCACGTCGATAGGCTAGTTTCAACGATTTTTGACGTTTTAGAAGTAAGTAAACCGCTGACCAACACAACAAAAAAATGAAAATAGTAGGGAAGGATGCTACCAATTGGAGAAGCGGTAAGCTGCCCACTTCACCAAATAAATACTGTTGATTGGGAAGTAACACTAAGCCAACGATAAATATAGCGATACACGACGCCGCTGCACTGCCCAATACTGCTTGCCCAACGCCTTTGGGTATGGAAGCTGAAACTTGATCTCGATAAAACGTTTTAAGAAAACCACTGGCTGCAAGAAGCGCAACAAATAGACTCAGGGAGTTCACCAGCTCACCCAATTTGTAATGGGTAAAGTAACCACGTGCTAATAAGTTGAACAAGGTTAAGCTGCCCCAAATACCAATTTGGAACAGCCAAAAGGTTAAGTTTTGCTTCATTGTTGTTCTAGCCAAAGGCTTATGTCCTCGACGACTTCGGGAGACAAAGTGGTGCTAATCGCAGCATACTCTTCAGGTAAACCTTGGTCTGCAGGTTGTAATAAGTGGTTTAGGTTAGGGTAAATTTTATAAGTTAGCCATTGTTTATCAATAGATTGTATAAAGCCATCAAGGTTTTGACTAACAGGAACTTGTAAGTCTTTCGCACCATGCACTGCAAATACCGGAAGGGATAACTTTTTAAGGTAATCCTTAGGGTCGGTTTTAATGAAATATTGCATCCACTCAGATGTTAGCTGAGACAGTTGTGCTTCTTGCTGAGACGCGGGAACACCCGAAGCTGACATCAGTGCTCTAATATCTTCTTTTGAATCATCTTGTGATATCGCACTTATCAGCTTACGTTGCAGTTTATCGTCTTTTTCAAGTTCACTACTGGCCATTCCTCGCATCTTTTGGATTAAGTAAGATTGATCAATTAATATCTCCCCCCCTGTAGTGCTCGGTCCAGCAAGTGAGATGTAAAAGTCGGCAGAGGCGTTCTTGTTATTTGCCAATGCGATAGCGGCAATGAGGCTGCCTTCGCTATGGCCGATATAACCTACTTTACTTGAAGCTACCGAGTCATGATGCTTCAAAAAGCGTAACGCGGCATTGGCATCATTCGCAAAGTCTTTGCTGGTGGCGGTAGCGTACTCTCCGCCCGATTCACCCACGCCTCTGTCGTCGAATCTTAATACTGCAATACCTTTTTTAGTCAGTAAATCAGCTAGCACAGCGTATAGCTTGTGGCCAACAATATCACCGTCTCGTTGGGTTGGCCCTGAGCCCGATAAAATAATAGCGGTATGAGTAAAAGGCTGGTCGGGTATAAACAATGTACCAGCCAACGTATGGCCATCTCTGTCATTTAAAAAGTTAACCTCTTCTACCGTATACTGAGGTGTTAGACTGGGATCTTGCGGTTTAGCTTGGCGAGTAACCTTGTCTTGGGTTTTGACCAAATCAACGGGCGCGCTAAAACTACCTTGTTGGTAAACGCCTTTTATTGCGTTTTTTTCCAACGTACCTTCGTAGTGTATACCTGCGGCATTTAATACTAACGTAATACCATTTCCTATCTGCGAAA encodes:
- a CDS encoding alpha/beta hydrolase family protein; translation: MKSYLHVTIATVLASSLFFNCYAANHQSLNNEAKPKSMSSAVNSDASSSTVSLNNEGISREKFVGHWQGKLSVSEHQSIEFVFNIENSENGLVATLDVPAQNQFDLQFDSVSQIGNGITLVLNAAGIHYEGTLEKNAIKGVYQQGSFSAPVDLVKTQDKVTRQAKPQDPSLTPQYTVEEVNFLNDRDGHTLAGTLFIPDQPFTHTAIILSGSGPTQRDGDIVGHKLYAVLADLLTKKGIAVLRFDDRGVGESGGEYATATSKDFANDANAALRFLKHHDSVASSKVGYIGHSEGSLIAAIALANNKNASADFYISLAGPSTTGGEILIDQSYLIQKMRGMASSELEKDDKLQRKLISAISQDDSKEDIRALMSASGVPASQQEAQLSQLTSEWMQYFIKTDPKDYLKKLSLPVFAVHGAKDLQVPVSQNLDGFIQSIDKQWLTYKIYPNLNHLLQPADQGLPEEYAAISTTLSPEVVEDISLWLEQQ